TCGCCGTCCCGGCTGCCGCCCCAGCGCACGGTGACGCCGGGGGCCAGCGCCGCGCCCAGCAGGTGGACGGGGGGCAGCGGGATCGGCTGCGTCCGCGTGTCCTCCGTGCCGGGTGTCCCCCGTCTGCGCCCGCGGGCACCACGGCCCCGCGCCGGCCCCTCGGCCTCGGCGCCCACGTCCAGCACCTCCACCTGCGGCCGGATCCAGCGCCGGGGACGGCGCAGCCGGGGCACCCGCGGCACGGTGCCCTCGTGCTTCATCCCGGTGCTGCGCGAGGGCTCCTGGGGCTGGAGTTGTGCCGCACCGGCACAGGATGGCGGCGGCGGTGGCTTGTGGCTGTCGACACCTGCCACGTCCCGGCGTGACGGCCGTGGTGGCTGCCGGCCCCGCTGCGGCCGCACCGGGGGCTGACCGCGGGGTCGCACCGGGGGCTCGGCCGGGCGCGGTGGGGCCGTATGGGATGCCGGGGGCCGGGAACACCGAGCTGGCCGGGCAGCCACGGCCTCGTCCGGCGGCTCCGGCACAGGGACGGTGCTGGCGGGGGGGACTCCGCTGCCGTGCCGGGGCGGCACGGGGGACGCTTCGGGCTTGGCCACGCCGGCAACGGAGACCTGCGGGAGTGGGGACACGGGCGTCAGACACAGACCAGGGTCAGCCACGTCCCCTCCGAGCGGCACAGGGAAGGTTCTGGAAGGGCGGCGGTGGTGCCGGGTCTCACCTGGCTGCGTCGGCGCTGGACGGGCACGGAGCCCGGCACCCAAGCGTCCAGGGGGCACGGCAGCGGCTCCCGGTCCTCGTGGTCCGCACTGGGATCCCCCGCGTCGCCCTCGTCCCGCAGCGGGAAGCGCCAGCGGGCGCCGAGCAGGATGGCGTCGCGCGCCCAGCACACAGAGAAGGGCACATGCTGCCGGAGGAGCCGGCGATCAGCCCCGGCACACGGAGCGGGAATGCTGGGAACCCCCGGAGCCAGACCCCAACTCGGCACAGAGCGGGAATGCCAGGAACCCCTGGATCCAAACCCCCAACTCAGCACGGAGCGGGAATGCTGGGAACTCCCGGAGCCAGACCCCAACTCGGCACAGAGCGGGAATGCCAGGAACCCCTGGATCCAAACCCCCAACTCAGCACGGAGCAGGAATGTTGGGAACCCCCGGAGCCAGACCCCAACTCGGCACAGAGCGGGAATGCCAGGAACCCCTGGATCCAAACCCCCAACTCAGCACGGAGCAGGAATGTTGGGAACCCCCGGAGCCAGACCCCAACTCGGCACAGAGCGGGAATGCCAGGAACCCCTGGATCCAAACCCCCAACTCAGCACGGAGCAGGAATGTTGGGAACCCCCGGAGCCAGACCCCAACTCGGCACAGAGCGGGAATGCCAGGAACCCCTGGATCCAAACCCCCAACTCAGCACGGAGCAGGAATGTTGGGAACCCCCGGAGCCAGACCCCAACTCGGCACAGAGCGGGAATGCCAGGAACCCCTGGATCCAAACCCCCAACTCAGCACGGAGCAGGAATGTTGGGAACCCCCGGAGCCAGACCCCAACTCGGCACAGAGCGGGAATGCCAGGAACCCCTGGATCCAAACTCCAACTCAGCACGGAGCAGGAATGTTGGGAACCCCCGGAGCCAGACCCCAACTCGGCACAGAGCGGGAATGCCAGGAACCCCTGGATCCAAACCCCCAACTCAGCACGGAGCAGGAATGTTGGGAACCCCCGGAGCCAGACCCCAACTCGGCACAGAGCGGGAATGCCAGGAACCCCTGGATCCAAACTCCAACTCAGCAAGGAGCAGGAATGTTGAGAACTCTTGGAGTCAGACCCCAACTCGGCACAGAGCAGGAATGCCGGGAACCTCTAGATCCAAACTCCAACTCAGCAAGGAGTTGGAACGCTGGGAATCCCTGGATCTAGACCCCAACTCGGCACAGAGCAGGAATGCCGGGAATCTCTGGATCCAAACCCCAACTTGGCATGGAGCAGGAATGCCGGGAACCCTTGGATCCAAACCCCCAACTCGGCACAGAGCAGGAATGCCAAGAACCTCTGCATCCAAACCCCCAACTTGGCAAGGAGCGGGAATGTCAGGAACCCTCAGATTGAGACCCCAACTTGGCAAGGAGTGGGAATGCCGGGAACCCCCAGAGCCAGACCCCATCTTGGCACGGAGAAGGAATGCTGGGAACCCTTGGATCCAAACCCCCAACTTGGCACAGAGCAGGAATGCCGGGAACCTCTGGATCCAGACACCCAGCTTGGCATGGAGTGGGAATGTCAGGAACCCCTGGAGCCAGACCCCAACTTGGCACAGAGCAGGAATGCCCGGAACCCCTGGATCCAGATCCCCAACTCAGCAAGGAGCAGGAATGCCAGGAACCCCTGGATCCAGAACCCCTCCTTGTCCCAAACACGGTGCAGGAACACCGGGAATCCTCAGGATCCAAAGTCCTGCCCCAGCCTTGGCCCAGAGCAGGAACGCCGGGAACCCCTTGGATCCAAACCCCTCTTCCAGGCGGGGGACAGAGCGGGAACGCCAGGAACCCCTGGAATCCGTACCCCTGGaccctccatcccagccctgtTGGAGCGGGAATTCCGGGAGCGCGGGAGGCGCTGGGGGCCTTGCTCACCTCCCGTGCGGCGAAGGTCTGAGTGCAGGCGTCCAGCAGGTCAGCCACCAGCTCGGCCACCACGTCGCCGGCGCCCACGTCCTCCCACGCCGCCGGCCAGTCCCGCTCGGAATCGCGGCCCAACGGCACCGGCGTCCGCGACGGCTCCTGGCGGGATCGGGGGGCGGCCACGCGCTCCCGGGGGGGAACCCGCTGCGGGGACACAGGGGATGGGATCGGACACCGGCACcaacagggacacagggacacggggacagggatcAGACACGGGGATCGGACATGGGGATCGGACACGGGGATCGGACACGGGGATTGGGCACGGGGATTGGATATGGACAGGGACTGGACACAGGTATCGGACACGGGGATCCCCAGTTGCCCCCAgttctccccatcccccccagttctccccagtCCCCTCATGCCCCCTagtccccccagttctccccagtccccccagttctccccagtTCCCCTCAGTCCCCCtatccccccagttccccccagtctccccagttcccccaacccccccgttcctccccagtccccccagttctccccagtCTCCCCAAGTCCCCTAATtgcccccagtctccccagatcccccagttctccccagttcccctcagtccccccagttctccccagtgcccccatgcCCCCTAGTCCCCTCAATtacccccagctctccccagtccccccagttctccccagATCCCCTcagtccccccagttctccccagttcccccatGCCCCCTAGtccccccaattacccccagTTCCttccagtccccccagttctccccagttcccctcagtccccccagttcccccatccccccatttctccccagtccccccagtttcCCCCAGTCTCCCCATGCCCTCCAGTCCCCCCAATTGCCTTCAGTTCTCCCCAGATCCCCCAGTTCTCCCTAGTTCCCCTCAGTCCCCCAGTTTCCCCCAGTTGCCCGCAgttctccccatcccccccagttctccccagtCCCCCAatgccccccagttcccccaatTACCCCCAGTTCCTTCCAGTCCCCCTAGTTCTCCCCAGTTCCCCTCAGTCCCCCtatccccccagttccccccagtctccccagttcccccaacccccccgtttctccccagtccccccagttctccccagtccccccagtccccccaattacccccagTTCCTTCCAGTCCCCCCAGATCCCCTAGTCCTCCtatccccccagttccccccagttcccctagTCCTCCtatccccccagttccccccagttcccccatccCCCCCGTTTCTCCCCAGTTCTCCCCAGTCTCCCCAtgacccccagtccccccagttcccgCCAGTTCTCCCCAGATcccccagttctccccagttcccctcagtccccccagttgcccccagtTCTCCCCATCCCCCCTGTTCTCTCCAgtccccccgtgccccccagtccccccaattgcccccagttctccccatcccccccagttctccccagtccccccagtggcCCCCAGTTCCttccagtccccccagttcccctcagtcccccccatcccccccggTTCCCCCCCACCTCCGCCATTTTCCCCCCTGACGCGTCCCGGTCTCCAAGGCAACGCTGGCCCCGCCCCTGGGCCGGCGCTCCTGGTGACGTCATATTCGCGCGACACCTTCCCCTCCGCGCCGTGACGTCATCACGCGGCGACGGCGTTGCCATGGCTGCGGCCGGGACAGCGTGAGCCGGGGGGAACGGGAACGGGGTGGGGGATGAGGGGAGCCTGGGGTCAGGAGGCCCTAGGGGGGTGGAggaggggctgctggggagATTCCAAGGTCCTGGGGGGGAGCCCGGGGCgtggggggtcccggggggagAGCCTGGGGCCAGGGGGCCTCAGAGAggagcccagggaggggggtggGAGGAGTTGGGCCTGGGGTTAGGGGGTTCGGAGGGGGAAtctggggtcctgggggggagCCCAGTGTCGGGGGGGCCTCAGAGAGGagcccagggagggaggggcTCGGAGGGGATGAAAtctggggtcctggggggagcCCAGGGTtaggggggtgttggggggggaccctggggttggggggtcctgggagggagCCCAGGAAAGGAGGGGAACGGGGGGAGCCTGGGGTCAGAGTGGTCGAGGGGGGAAAatctggggtgctgggggtgagCCCAGGGTTAGGAGGGTGCGGGGGGGGATCCTGGGGTCAGTGGGTTCTGGGGGGAGGGAATCTGGGGTCCTGGGAGGGACCCCGGGGTTAGGGGGGAGCTTGGGGTCAGTGGGTTCTGGGGGGAGGGAATCTGGGGTCCTGGGAGGGACCCCGGGGTTAGGGGGGAGCTTGgggtcaggggtttgggggggggagtttggggtcctggggatgAGCTCAGGgcttggggggtcctggggggagcCTGGGGTCAGGGGGGGCCTCAGAGAGGACCCCAGGAGTGGTGGTGGGGGGAGCCTGGGGTCAGGGGGTTCGGGGCAGAGGTCCTGGGGTGGAGCCCTGGGttagaggagtcctggggggagccaggggggtctgggggggatgGAGGACGAGGGGAGTTTGGTGGGGCACACAGGGTCAGGGGGTAACCAGGAAAAGGTTAGGAATTCAGGGGTTCTTGAGGGGAGCTTagggttggggggggctgggagagaTCCAGGGGAAGCCCAGGAGAGGAACCGGGGGgttgcggggctggggggggatcctgggggggATCACGGAGCCGTCTGCGAGGCCTCTGGATCCACCCGTTGGTCGCAGGATGTTCCGGAAGGAGCCGAGCGTGCGTCTGCGGAGCAGCGCGGCCGCGCTCTACAACAACCTGAGCGTCCTGTGCCCCCCGGGCCGCCCGGCCGCCGCCTTCTGCGCCGTGCACGGCCCCGGCCTCAGCCTGGCCACGCCGGCCGCCGACGGGCACGCCAGCGCCCTGCGCCAGCTGCCGGCCCGCGACAGCGCCCTGGCCGGCACCGCCGCCGGCATCACGCAGGTACCCGCCGCCTGGGCGGCCGAATCTCGCTGCCGGCTGCTCCCGAGGGCACAAATCCTGCAGCCTGGACCGTGAGCGGAGCCGGAGCCGATACACAGTGCCCGGCGAGGTTCCCAGGGAGCGCGGTGCTGCCGGCGGGGTCACCGGGGATCGTGGGAGTGGGAGCGGGGGCCAGGGTTGGCGGTGCTGCCGTCCTCTGGGCTTTGCGTCTGCTCCCCGAGCTCCGAGGAGGATGCAGAGTGCTCGGTGAGGAGCTGGGATCCCAAACAGGAGTGCCAAGCGCAGCAGGAAGCTGTGGAACACCGGGAAGGGCCTTCCCGGTGCGTGTGGAGCTGCCAGGATGGAGCAGGAGCCGCAGGGCCCTGATCCtgggcagggggagagggaaTTTGCCTCCAGAGGGCTGCGAGGCCTTGGAGCAGTCCCTGGGTCGGCACCCACAGCCGTGACCGGGGCCAGGGACTGTGTCCGCGGGCTCTCCCGGGAGGCTGGGAGGGTTTTTTCCCTGTTTGCTCGCTCTCTGGGCTCCTAACGATCCATTTTTCCTCCCAGGCGGCCTGGTGCGTCCTGCCGGCCCGCGTCCTGCTGGTGCTCACCTCCCAGAAGGGCATCCAGGTGAGGGGCTTCTCCATCGGGGGCGGGAAGCAGGGAGCACGGCTGGGTGCGAGGGAGCCTTCCGGAGGTCCGGCTGCTCCCAGAgggctgctgctccctcctgGGGCGCagggaaaactggttggatggagagCCCAGAGAGTTATGGAGTTAACTccggctggaggccagtgacaagtggtgtccccagggctcagcgctGGGTCCTGTTCAATGTCCTTATCAATctcctggatgaaggcatcgagggcacccttaggtgtttagtgattgatgggaatggttggactcgattatccaatgtgtcctttccaacctggtgattctctgattctggaGATCCCGCTGTGCTCCCGGAGAGCTGCTGCTCGCTCCTGGCACCTCCTGCGCAGCCGCTGAGCCGTTGGAGAAGCTTCCACACCCCCTTGGGCCTCACCTCGTTGCTTTCCCTCTGCAGATGTACGAGTCCGACGGCTCCATCATGGTTTACTGGCACGCGCTGGACGTCACGGAGCATCCTCCGGGTAAATGCGGCGGTGGGAATGCAGCCGGGAGCCCCCCAGCCCGGCTCCCCTGCCCTGTGTGTGCGATTCCCGTAGCGCAGCCTGGTCCTTCCTGGGACGGCCTCGCGGTTCCCGGGAGCGGCCACAGCTCATGGTTTCCTTCCAGCACACGCGGTGTTTGCCCGCGGGATCGCCGCGGCCGGCGGGCGCTTCGTCTGCGTGGGTAAGCGGAGGCAGGAGCTGAGAGGGAGCGGCCGCAGGGGTTGGGTTCCGAGCTGGCCGAGAGCCCGCAGAGAGCCCAGAATTCCCCGCTGACGCCTTCGCCGGGATTGCCGCCTGCAGGAACGTCCTCCGGGCTAGTGCTGGTCTTCGACatccccccaaaagggaccaaCATCACGGTGAGCGAGGTCCTGGAGCAGCACCACGACGCCATCACCGACATCGCTGCCGAGCTGGGCCGGGCACCGGTACGTGGGGCAGCAGGGGTGTGGGGGGGCTCCAGCCGCCCTCGCAGCAGCACCGGGGACGCCCCTCTGGCAGCCAAGGCTGAGGCTGAGCCGATCCCAGGGATCCCGCGCTCCCTGTGGCTGAgcccctctgctcagctctgctctggagtcctgggtccagctctggagtcctcagcacagggaggacatggagctgctggagcgagtccagaggaggccacgggtatgatccgagggctggagaacctcccgtatgaggctgagagagttgggggtgttcatcctggagaagagaaggctccagggagacctcagagcagcttccagtagggaaaggggctccaggagagctggggaggggctcctgatcagggagcgcagggacaggatgaggggaacggttttgagctgcaagaggggagactaagatgagatcttagggagaaatgttctcctgtgaggatgaggaggccctggcccaggctgcccagagcaggggtggctgccccatccctggaggggttcaaggccaggttggatggggctgggagcccctgatcccgtgggaggtgtccctgcccatggccggggtgggactggatgggctttgaggtcccttccagcccaaaccattccctgatcCTGGCTGCTGTCTCTGCAGCCACACTAATTGGCTTCTTCATTATTGGCTACCTTCCTAATGAGGATGCTTACGCTCTCCCTAATTAGTGCCACCCAGCTTTCTCAGTGCCGCAGGTCTCCCTGAACGAGTCACCGCTGGGAGCCATGATGCCCTCCCACTCTTCACCCTGTCCTGCTCCCCAGCCGGCAGGGAGACGGGGCCAGGCCTGcggctcaggctggacagcaggaaaacatttttcccagaaaggatGATTGGTccgtgtccgaggctgcccagggagggggttgagtccccttccctggaggggtttaagggctgggtggacgaggtgctgagggacatgggttagtgattgatgggaatggttggactcgatgatccagtgggtcttttccaacctggtgattctgtgattcctgggAGCTGTTAAACTCAGCTCAGGCTCTGCTGTGGGCGctggctctgctttgctgcagctttAGCAACACCAGAACCTGGGAGCGGTGCCAGAGCAGAGGCCGACCTGCTCCTTCTTTgcaggatggagctggagaCCTGGTGACTGCCGACGATGCCGGCACCCTCTGCGTCTGGAGCTCGGGAGAGCAGTTCACCCTGCTTGGCAAAATCCCAGGCTTCGGGTAAGCGTGGTGCTGCCGCCGTGGGATCCCGGCGGGCACCCCTGGCACGCGGGCCAGCAGCCAGAGGGCAGGAGACGAAATGCATCCCTCTTCCTAGCTGGTCTTGCTCCTCTGTGAAGCTGTGGAACGGGATCGCGGCCGCCGGCTACGGGAACGGGCAGATCCGGCTCTACGAGGCAGCCACAGGCGTCCTGCGTGCCGAGGTCGATGCCCACGCCCGCTGGATCTACGCGCTGGACCTGGCGCCGCACACAGGCAAGGTACGACTGGCTGGGCCAcacatcgagtgcaccctgagcgagtttgggggtgacactgagctgggtggaagctggatctgctggagggcagggaggctccaaagggatctgaacaggctggatccatgggctgagaccaacgggatgagggttaacgaggccaaatgccgggtcctgcccttggggcacaacaaccctgagcagctccagactaggagaagtctggctggaaactgcctggaggagaaggacctgggggggttggttgaacaggagccagcaggggcccagggggccaagaaggccaagggcatcttggcttggatcagacccggcgcggccagcagggccagggaggttcttctccctctggcctcggccctggggagaccgctcctcgaatcctggggtcagttctgggcccctccccacaagaaggatgttgaggctctggagcgagtgcagagaagagcaacgaagctggggagggggctggagaagaagaggagcggctgagagagctgggggggtttatcctggagaagaggaggctgaggggagacctcattgctctctgcaactccctgagaggaggttgtggagaggagggagctgggctcttctcccaagggacagggaacaggagagagggaatggcctcaagctccaccaggggagggtcaggctggacagcaggaaaaagtatttcctggaaagggtgattgggcagtggcaggggctgcccagggagggggttgggtccccttctctggaggggtttacgGGACAGggggacgaggtgctgagggacatgggttagtgactgatgggaatggttggactcgatgatccagtgggtctcttccagcttggttattctatgattctatgatctcactCCCACAtcccccctgggtcccgctggAGCGTTCCAGCCTGGTTTGGCCATGCCGGGGCGTCTCCCCTGCCTGCTCTGTGGCCTCACGGTCCCCACAGCCTCAATCCTGCTCcccctgcagctgctgtcaGGCGCCGAGGATTCCTTTGTCCACATCTGGGAGCTCAGCAGGGACCCAGACACCGATGAGATCGAGGTGAGTTCTCTGCGCTGCTCCGCAGGCTCCTGGCATTCCCAATCCCCGGGCTCCTGGCCCGGCAGGCCATGTTCCTGCAGCTGGTGCCAGCGTTCGGCTCCTCTCCCGGCCCAGCTCCGGCACTGCCACGCCGAGTGCGTAACCGACACCCAGGTCTGCGGTGCCCGCTTCTGCGATCCCGAAGGAAATTCCTTCGCCGTCACCGGCTACGACCTGAGCGAGATCTTCCTCTACAGCCGCACGTAGCCCGCGGATCCGGGATCCATCCCGGGCAGCACCAGCACCGTAAGCACCAGGGGTTGGCACAGCCCCGACTCCGGCTCCGCGGGGCCCGCGGCGGGGTGGGAATCCTCGGGAATGTGGAGCGGAGCCAGGATCCCCCTCGCTCCCAGAGCCAACGCGGGACTGCGGGGCTGGAGCTGCAACGCTGCGTCCCTGCGCTCCTGCCCCGCAGCCAGGAGGGAGCGGAGGCTGCGAGCTGCAGGAATCGGGGGGTCCCCGGGGCTTCGTGCGCCCCCCACGCTGTGGGGCAAAGCCCCCGagcctcccacccccccccttACTCATCAGGTGGGGGTCATCCCCCTGTTGTCCCCCCAGGCTGGGGGTCGGACTCCCTCCACCCTTCCCCACCCCGATAAAAACATCTGAGAGACCCCGCGTGGCGCTTCTGCTTGGGGGTtagagggagttggggggcagagcCGGGGATCCCAGCAAGGGGGACACACACAGCTCGGCAAGGGGGGGCTCAGAACCAGCCCCATTACAAAAAACTTTATTAAAGGTTAAAACAGCCccgggggttgggggggggaagggTGGGGGCCGCTGTGCTCcttttggggtaaaaaaactTGTAAAAAGGGTTTGTGCAGCTGCGGGTGGGGACCCGGCCCCCCCCAAGGCACAGAGGCGGGGGGGCTCTGCCCCACgagcacccagggaccccccccccggctccgAATCAGCACCAAACGCGGCCCGGCGAGAGCCCGGCACGGGCAGCGGGCacggagcccccagccccacaataCTGCGCGGTCAGAGGTAGCACCAGCCGGCACGGCACAGCTCGGCACGGCACAGCTCGGCATGGCCTGGATGGCACCATCGGCACAGCCCGGCACGGCTTGGCCAGGCCCGGCATAGCACGGCACGGCGCGGTAGAGCCCGGCACGGCTCAGCAGGCTCGGCGCAGCCCGGTACGCCCAGCGTGGCACAGCTGGGCACACCTGGCTCGGCACGGCACACTCAGCACAGCACTCGGCACAGCTCGGCACGCGGCCTCGGCACAGCCGGTGCCCGGGGAAGGCGCGGCGGCCGCGGTGCCGGTGCCCGCGTGCCGGGGCGGCTCAGGCGAGGTTGGGCGCGGGCCGCCAGAAGCACCACTTGCTGCGCGGGCGCTGCTTGCGCTGCAGCTGCTCCTCGCGCTCGCGCTCCTTCTTGCAGCGCAGGTACAGGTCCTCCTCCTTCAGGTACCACACCGGCGGCCAGCGGTGCCGCTCCAGGTGCGCCCGGTTCTCTGCGGGCACCGCGGCGGCGCTCAGCGCGGTCCGGCACCGCgagcccccgcgccccccgcgcccctcGCCCCGTACCTGCCGACATGAACTTCATCTCGCGCGGGAAGCGGCGGCACACGCTGTTATAGTTGGTGCAGAGGTAGTGCAGGCACCAGGCGGCGAGCTGCTGCGCGTTGTGGAGCTGCGGCACGAGCAGGGCGAGGGCTGAGCACCGGCACCgacacccagcaccccaaaccgCAGCCCTGGCACCACGGCTGATCCCGTTACCGAGCCCTGTGCTCCCAAACCGCAGCCCTGGCACCACATCCACTCTCGCACCAGGCTCTGTGCCCCGAAACCGCAGACCTGGCACCACAACTGATCCCAAACCAGGCTCTGTGCCCCCAAACTGCAGCCTGGCACCACGGCTGTCCTCATACCGGGCTCTGTGTCCCCAAACCGCAGCCCTGGCACCACGGCTGATCCCGTTACTAAGCTTTGTGCCCCCAAACCACCACCCTGGCACCACAACTGATCCCAAACCAGGCTCTGTGCCCCCACACTGCAGCCCTGGCACCACGGCTGATCCCATTACCGAGCTCTGTGCCCCCAAACCGCAGCCCTGGCACTATGACTGATCCCAAACCAGGCTCTGTACCCCCAAACCGCAGCCCTGGCACTACAGCTGTCCTCATAACAGGCTCTGTGCCCCCAAACTGCAGCCCTGGCACCACGACTGATCCCAAACCAGGCTCTGTGCTCCCAAACCGCAGCCCTGGCACCACGACTGATCCCAAACCAGGCTCTGTGCCCCCAAACCGCAGCCCTGGCACCGCAGCTGATCCTGTTACTGGGCTCTGTGCCCCGAAACTGCAGCCCTGGCACTATGGCTGATCCCATTACCAAGCTCTGTGCTCCCAAACCACAGCCCTGGCACCACAACTGATCCCAAACCAGGCTCTGTGCCCCCAAACCGCAGCCCTGGCACTGCAGCTGATCCCGTTACCAGGTTCTGTGCCCCCAAACCGCACCCTGCCCCACGGTGCTGCCGTACCTGTGTCAGCTCCAGGTAGATGAGGACCTGCTCGTCGATCTCCACCTGCTGCATGAGGGCCCGGAGCAGCTCGTCCACCGCGTACTGCTCTGAGGAGGGGGAACCGTCAGCACCGAGGGCACCGGGGGCACCGCAGGACATGCGTGTCCCGGCAGCCGGGCCGCGCCGCAGGGCCGAGCCGCGCTCTGACGTCAGGGCCGCGTTAACGACCCGCTGGGATCGATCCCCAGCCCGGCAGCGGCGGCGCAGGCGGCGTGCGTGGAGCTGGGGGTCTCACCGGTGAGCGCCTGCAGGCGTGGCAGGCACAGGCGGTTGGCgagcaccagcagctccatggcGTCCAGGTCCGGCGCGGGCGTGAAGACGCCGGTGTAGAGAAAGTCGAGGACGGCGCGCAGGCAGGCGCAGTTGGTgccgggcagggacacctgcgaCGGCAGCGTTTGTGGGGGGCACGGAGAGAAGGACCGAGCCTGCCCGGTGCCCTGCATCCCGGCACCGCCAGGACGGCCCCGGAGCCCGCAGGCGCTCACCTCGGCGGCGTAGCTCTCGCGGAAGGCGCCGCGGAACATGGCCATCATCCAGTCGCAGCCGGCAACGAGCAGGGGCTTGTGCGCCGGCACCGCCCCGTCGTCCACGCGGAACACCACGTCTGCCACGGCAAGGGACGGGCTCGGCGTGGGGATGGGCACCCGGCGGCCCCCCCAGCACCACGGGCACCGCGCCGGCACAGGGACTGGACGAGGGCTCTGGGTCTCCGGGGCCGCGGCGCAGGGATGGGGGCTGCAGGACCCCGGCGTCGCGGCAAAAGGAGAGGAACTGGAGTGCCCCTACCTGCAAAGACGCCCTTGGCCAGGAACTCCTTGATGCGGTTGGCGCGGCGCACGTGGAAGGCCTTGGTGATCTCCTGGTTCATGAAGCTCTCCTTGTTGAGCACGTTGGCCACCATCATGCGCAGGTCGAAGACCTCCAGCAGCTCGGCGATGGTGGCCACCTGCCGCAGGTCGCCGCGCTCCTGCTCCAGCCGCCCCGTGTAGAGGTACTCGAGCACGGCGCGGAAGGGCTCGGGCGGCACGCGCGGCTCCACGGTCACCACCGCCATGCGGCGCTCCCGGCCCGTGGCCGGGTCAGCCACCGGCTCCCAGCGCAGGCTGGCGAAGCCGCGGCCCCACGCCGGCAGCGCCCGCGGCTCCCCGGGCGGCTCCTCCAGCGTGAACAGGTCGTA
The window above is part of the Phaenicophaeus curvirostris isolate KB17595 chromosome 4, BPBGC_Pcur_1.0, whole genome shotgun sequence genome. Proteins encoded here:
- the LOC138719646 gene encoding rho-related BTB domain-containing protein 2-like, whose product is MDLDVDYERPNVETIKCVVVGDNAVGKTRLICARACNASLSPYQLLATHVPTVWAIDQYRVCQEVLERSRDVVDEVSVSLRLWDTFGDHHKDRRFAYGRSDVVVLCFSLANPNSLRHVKTMWYPEIKHFCPRTPIVLVGCQLDLRYADLDAVNRARRPLAKPIKPTDILPPERGHEVAKELGVPYYETSVVAQFGIKDVFDNAIRAALISRRHLQFWKSHLKKMRRPLLQAPFLPPKPPPPVIRVPEAPAGRGAGPAALFRSPLCADVVFQLQGGRRVFAHRVYLATSCSKFYDLFTLEEPPGEPRALPAWGRGFASLRWEPVADPATGRERRMAVVTVEPRVPPEPFRAVLEYLYTGRLEQERGDLRQVATIAELLEVFDLRMMVANVLNKESFMNQEITKAFHVRRANRIKEFLAKGVFADVVFRVDDGAVPAHKPLLVAGCDWMMAMFRGAFRESYAAEVSLPGTNCACLRAVLDFLYTGVFTPAPDLDAMELLVLANRLCLPRLQALTEQYAVDELLRALMQQVEIDEQVLIYLELTQLHNAQQLAAWCLHYLCTNYNSVCRRFPREMKFMSAENRAHLERHRWPPVWYLKEEDLYLRCKKEREREEQLQRKQRPRSKWCFWRPAPNLA
- the WDR54 gene encoding WD repeat-containing protein 54 — protein: MAAAGTAMFRKEPSVRLRSSAAALYNNLSVLCPPGRPAAAFCAVHGPGLSLATPAADGHASALRQLPARDSALAGTAAGITQAAWCVLPARVLLVLTSQKGIQMYESDGSIMVYWHALDVTEHPPAHAVFARGIAAAGGRFVCVGTSSGLVLVFDIPPKGTNITVSEVLEQHHDAITDIAAELGRAPDGAGDLVTADDAGTLCVWSSGEQFTLLGKIPGFGWSCSSVKLWNGIAAAGYGNGQIRLYEAATGVLRAEVDAHARWIYALDLAPHTGKLLSGAEDSFVHIWELSRDPDTDEIELRHCHAECVTDTQVCGARFCDPEGNSFAVTGYDLSEIFLYSRT